The Antedon mediterranea chromosome 7, ecAntMedi1.1, whole genome shotgun sequence genome has a segment encoding these proteins:
- the LOC140054052 gene encoding uncharacterized protein — MQLVILCLALLWPCTVLTDETPTALRNPDLENDIFQQGFDRALFLHNLREKHVLAYIIKAAAEDLLANEALQMKPYEGNDSPSESNVAVTEDDMEYETTRSSDGTDVSKRGNCPGDRCLRIKKKPKQTSSCSHNACLRILPFGKRALGSRGVQFKRPSSGSKTRSTSGGGGGGRTNLRPSFPFGKKDYE, encoded by the exons atgCAGTTAGTTATTCTATGCTTGGCATTATTATGGCCATGTACAGTTCTCACAGACGAAACACCAACAGCACTGAGGAACCCAG atttagAAAACGATATTTTTCAACAAGGATTCGACCGTGCGTTATTTTTACACAATTTAAGAGAGAAGCATGTGCTGGCCTATATAATAAAAGCAGCTGCAGAGGATTTACTAGCTAACGAGGCTTTACAGATGAAACCATACGAAGGCAATGACTCGCCGTCTGAGTCGAATGTTGCAGTTACTGAAGACGATATGGAATACGAAACGACTAGAAGCAGTGACGGAACTGATGTGTCAAAACGAGGTAACTGTCCTGGAGATCGATGTCTTCGTATCAAGAAAAAACCAAAACAGACAAGCTCGTGTTCACACAACGCGTGCTTGCGTATACTACCATTTGGAAAGCGCGCTTTGGGGTCACGTGGTGTGCAATTTAAACGACCTTCCTCAGGCAGCAAAACAAGAAGCACCAGTGGAGGCGGCGGTGGTGGAAGAACAAATCTGCGTCCATCTTTTCCATTTGGTAAAAAAGATTACGAATAA